A window of Patagioenas fasciata isolate bPatFas1 chromosome 27, bPatFas1.hap1, whole genome shotgun sequence genomic DNA:
CTGATCAGGTGAATAACAGCTGATTTGAACAGAAGATCTGATGTCTTTCTTATAAgggatttttttagtattttggaTTCTAGTTATAGAGTATAGCGCAAACTGACGCTTTGCCTTTTTATAACCATAAGaacgtttttaatttttttatcccCTAGAACATGGTGATGAGTTTCCGAGTCTCAGATCTTCAGATGTTGCTGGGCTTTGTTGGCAGGAGTAAAAGCGGACTTAAACACGAACTAGTCACCAGAGCATTGCAATTGGTCCAATTTGACTGCAGCCCCGAAGTTTTCAAGAAAATTAAGGAGCTCTATGAGACTCGCTATGCCAAGAAGAGCTCTGAAGTGGTGCAGCCCCAGCCGCAGCAGCATCGCTCTCCCGACACACTCTCCATACATTCGTCGTACGACCGCGGGAGCACCGTTGCTCGGACTTCTATCTCCACGACTAATATTGACTATCCTGTGCTCTATGGGAAATACCTTAATGGACTGGGAAGGTTGCCACCCAAAGTTGTGAAGCCTGAAGTTCGGCTGGTGAAACTTCCCTTCTATACGACCCTGGATGAACTGTTGAAGCCAACAGAACTAGGTGAGTTTTTAATATGCCGGAGTGTGCGCAATGGGCTCGGCTGGGAGAGAAGAGTGGAACAGGTTTAAGTGTCAAGAAGGTGTCAGTGTTTTCAAGGATCTGTAAAGTCATgtgatggaggtgagactgagtCATGTGGTGATGGatgccctcctctccctcctcactTCCCTCATGTTTAGCctttaaagaatcacagaatcattttggttggaaaagcccctcaagatcatcaagtccaatcataaaccaccccggcactgccccatgtcctgagaacctcatgtccgtctgtccaaccctccaggggtggtgactccagcactgccctgggcagcctgttccaatgccccacagccctttggggaagaaattgctccccaGATACAAcgtcaacctcccctggcgcaacttgaggccgtttcctccgctcctggcgcttgttcctggggagcagagcccgaccctcccccccggctccaagctcctttcaggcagttcagagatcagaaggtctcccctcagctcctgttctccagctgaaccccccaagtccctcagccgctcccatcacacttgtgctccaggccctcaccagctctgttcccttctctcaacttgctccagcacctcaagggcttttgtGGCGCAAGAGGCCCAAAACttcccccaggatttgaggtttggcctccccagtgcccagcacagggacggtcgctGCCcggggcctgctggccacactagaaGAGTATTTGTCTCTTTGTTATTTTATTCCCTTGCCGTGGAACAGGAGTGTGGTCACTTTGAGATGTAATTTGAAAGCCCATTGTGTTTGGCTGTAGCTTTCATATCCTTCCTTGGAAATCCTGCTGTGTTGCACATTGCGGTCTTTTGCTGTGAATCATAATCTGTCTTCCATCTCTGTAACTTGGCAGTGTATTGATGGAAATCTTTGTGTGTTGGTGTCGCACCTGTGCTAAGCAAGTATCCTGGCATATTCTATGCCAATGCtatttttcagtgcttaaaatacCTGACCTAAAGCCTTCTATGCATGAAAGAGAGTGGTGGACGCATCAGACAGTATTTCTGACTTATTTTGTGCTTGTCACAGTGATTTGTGCATGATGCTGTGTATTTGGAGGGGCGACTAGGAAAGCCAGAGGTGCTTTTTCTCACCCTGGGTCTAGGAGACTGATCTTTATCATTATTTTAATTCTGAGAAACAGAAGTGTATTGTTACAGATGTTAAATATAATCTTGTAGTGAAGACAGTGTATACAGAGGAGGAGTATGCGTCTTGTGAAGTCCGTGTGGTAATATCAGGCTTCACTGCTAAATGAACCTACGACTTGGGAAGCTGGTCTGTCTGCTGAATAAAATATTCGATCTGGattggaggaaaaggaaaaagggatgaagaTACTGTGCATCTTCATTTGGAGGCATTAAATATGATAACGCTCTGACCGTTTAAACAGTCAAGGGGTAACTGCCAGTGTAAAGTTAGAATATTCTAAGTGCTCTTTGGGGAATGGGTTAGTTTAGTGTTCACTGTGGGGTGGCATTTCTCAGTCGGGAAGACAAATACCGTCTTTGGAAGGAAAAATTCAAGAGGTGGAGACATCCAGAGAGAGGAGAAAGCCTGGATATGCTTACTGTGATTAACAGATTCTGTTAAAGGTTGCCATTAAATCTCCTACTTCAGATCAGAACCAAGGTCTCATTAAATTTAGTATCTCACCTCTGTTACTGACACCTCCCTCGGGTCAGCTTGTTCCTCACAACGTATTTACCTGGCTTTTCGTTTTGATGAGAGTTTTCTCCCTAATGGGGGGATTGGTGACGAGGAGCTGGGCTTGAACAGATGTTTGGTCCTCGTTGTCCCAGGCAGCTCTTGAGAACCTAATGACATCTTCTAGACACTGGTTTAATTTTCCCAGTGTGGTGACCTACAACTATAATTCCTTCTGCCTACGCTGATGTGAATAAAGCAGCGTTTGTTTCCCTGTAAAACTGGGGTTATTTCAACACTGTGGTGCTATCAGCTGCTCCCCATTGCTACCTGGAACAGCCAGGTGCTGGAATAACTTTGACCTTCGAAGTTCCACTTGTGTGGGGCTCTACTTAGCgtggaaggaggagaaaacaaagcACTCTGTGGAAAATGCAGTGTTATCCTAAGCGGAAGCTGCACCAATTCGTGTTTTGTTGCCCAGATTTCACATTCTGTGTTTGGACCAAGCAGAAGCTCCTTGTCAACCTCAGAAACTCGTAACGTGGAAGGACCTGAAAAAGACTGAAGATCTCAGATCCATTTAGAAACACCTAGCTGCTCCTGTAGTTCCCCATTTCCTGAGGCTACAAAAGAGGTATTTTAAGCATATAACCAtggtgggagcaggggaagcttAATTTGTATGTTCCGGACTTCAATTTGAAGTGTCTTTATTGGTGAAAAGGCTCTCTCATCTATTTGAGACTATTGCTTTGAGATCGAAGGTGAGGTGGGCGATGCCTAATTTAGTCTGTAGGCAAGCGGATTCCCTGAAGAACGATCGAATTACTGTTATAGTTGTAGGCAAAGGTGGCTTCAGCTAAAAGCGGATAGATTAGATCCATTGCAAACCAGCTAATATCTCGTATTTGGTGACTGCACGCGCAGTTTCAGCCAGCTGAAGTATTGAGTTTAGCATCTGAGTTATCTACATGAAAACAGCTTTTGCCTCCGCTTTCTGATTAGGTCTAAGGATGTCAACGTGAAAGAATTCTTCCAATTTACGAAAATCTCCACAATTCTCTTGGGTAGACAAGGCTTAAAATGAAGATTGATCAGATACCTTCTTAGAGGGAATGAATACTAATTTCTTCCCTACATTGTGTTTTAAGGAGCTAACAAGTGGAGTATTGGTGTGAGCTCTGTGCTATCTGAGCACCTCGATGGTAAGCATGCTTATCCTCTGGCACCTTTTGGGGGATGAGCAGTGTGACTGTAGTTACTGACAGTAATTCTGTGCCGTAAGGAATTTGAAATGCTATATTTTTGTTCCGAATGTTGGCCGTGACAGCCCGTTCTCACTGCAGATACTGAGGCTTCTGCTCTTCTGGAGATGTGCCCAAGGAGATCTTGCGGTGCAGCCATGGGGCAGAGGTCCTGATGCTCTCCATGTAAACAGCATTGGTTTGGGTTTGTCCATTTTGCTCATTCCTGCCTTGCATCAGGTTCCTCTTCTGCCGTGTGGAAGTAGCAAAGCTGCTCCAGCCCGCTCCTCTCTAAGCCAGAGTTCCATCAGGGCCACCGATTTTGTGGCAAAGGCAACTGCGTTCCCCTGGCTGCAGAGCAAGCGCCGGCGCCTTGGGCGACCTCCAAGGAATCCCTGCAAAAGCACGCGCTCAAACTGTTGCTATATCCACCTAAACAAACTGCAGTCCGCAGTGAAGTGAGTGTTTCTGCTGCTTAGGAAAATGAAAGATGCTGTGCGGCCTCCCTAGGCCTCCCACGTGAACACAAACACCCTTTGGTCTAGTCAGAGCGgggaaaaaacccccaccaaaactgTATATTGAATAATGCCCTGTGATGGCTGTTCTGGAGGTGTGGGGATGGGAATTGAGGACTCACAACGAACTTCTCAGCCCCACAGAAACCTcctggcagcagctcagctcagctcagctctgcctttgAGGTCTCCATGGTGGGGACAATATAATTTCTCTTTCCTGAGGGCATATAAAACCTTTAGTGAGTTTGACCAATAAGTATAATAGTGAGGAATGTTATCTTTAAATCCCTTTGGTGCAGGGAAACCTGCAGACCCTGAAGTCAGTGCAATCCTTATTTTGTGTGGTGCGCTTGAGGCTGCCAGCTCGAGAACCGCAGAGAAGCTTGGCTTCTCAGGACGAGAATCCATCACAATTACCTTGAGCTAAAGTCTGGAATACGCTTTGCCAAGTCCTTTTGGGGTTTGGAAGTTTTCTGTCTTGACTCATTCTGTGAGATTGCTGATGGAGCTCAATCTTAACATATTGATTTTCCTGCTGTCGTCAGCTGTTAACATGAATTGATCCCGGCAGCTGTTGGACAGGTTGGGGAACTGAGTTGTGCACTGAGGGATCTGTCCTGGGGAATGGGTGAAACTCAGTTATCTTCTAATATTTAGCTTTTTGTTGCTGGTGGCATCCTGTGCCGGTGCTGGTCGGTGCTGCGGGCAGGCGCTTTGAATGTGAAAGAAGGGTGAGCTGATAAGAATGCAAAATAAAACGTGAAGAACTGATCGGTTTTCCTAATCAGGTTTGCTTTGTCCTTGTGTAGCTCAGCAATCAGAACAGCGTGTCTATAGACAGTTATTTAAGCAACAGTATTAAAATCATTTTGTTGTTGTCGTTCTTATCATCACCACTTTCTAAAAATAAGCCCTTGTGAAATGCTTTTCAGTGGTTGTTGTGGTCAAGAGACATTTAGATGGAAGGTGGAATTCAGTTTCAAGATACTGTTAAAAAAGTGTATTTCTGAAAGCATTTCTTGCACTTCTAAAGCTGAATTACCAAAGGGAAGTACCTGCAGTCAGTGAATCAGGTTGTCCCTGTGTCTTCCAGGGTCTGAGAACCACTCTGGGTTTACTTTTCCTTCATCTCGGCTTGTTTTATCCCTTCCAGTTCTGTGTTTATCCCACAGCTGTCACCTCCTGGTGGAGGCCTCGACTGCAGTTGGGAACGTGCACTGACCATAACACTTAGTGTGTGTTTGAATTTAACAAAATGTACTAAGCAGAAGTTGTAACATCAGTTTTCCCCGCCTCGAACTTCATTTTAACCACCATTTGATCTTAAAACTGTGAATGGCTAAAAGGCCAGTGAATGCTGGGTTCTCATTGAGGTGTTCCCGAAAGCAGACTGCTCCAACACCGGCCTGTAAACGCACCCTCATGTGTCCTGAAGTCACGTTTTGTCTCTTACAGCTCTTTTTGTGCTGCTTTTCCATTATCTAAGCTgaactttgttgtttttttcctcctttcttttccagAATCAGTCTGATCAGTCTGGTGGTTTCGTGCTCTCATGTCATGCACGGATCTCTTACACTTCTTTGAGTTCTATTCTCCACACTGCTGCCACTTACGGTTTGCTCTCTATGAACGTGTGGTTGTTGGCTCATTGATTATttgaggggaggaagaagaaggaaaaagatttaaaaagaagACAGGTTCAAATCCGCTGTGTACCACCAGTGTGCAAACCGGGCCAGCGATAAGTGAGCAAAGCTCTAATCAAGGGTAGCTTAACCAAAATATGTGATGATTTGAGTCCTTGCGCAGCTGTATGGGAGAAAATAAGACTTGGAAATAAACAGTTCAGAACACACAAAAATCACTTTGTGCCTTGCAATGTGAGGAGCAGTAGATATTGTTGGTTTGATGCACAGtctgtttcttttcccctcttcagTTCCACAGAATAATGAGAAGCTTCAGGAAAGTCCGTGCATTTTCGCATTAACACCAAGACAAGTGGAGTTGATCAGGAATTCCAGGTACTTCTCGTTATGTCTTAACAGCTCAAGAAAGTGTCACTGTTTAATTCTCTGTGGAACCTCTTGTCCCCTGCAAGGAAACGCAGTTTGCGGACACGAGCAGATAGGCTACTTCTCATGTAAAGTAAATAGCGTTGGGGGAGGTGGGAGGTACGATTTTACCCATCAAAGTTTCACTTCTGCTCCTCTAATCTTCCTTTTGAATAGCAGAATTACGCAAGAAAAACAGCATGAAAGTGTTACGACCTAAATTCTGTTGAGCTTGTGTTGTGAATATTTgcggcttttttttctttgcgtCAAAAGTTCAAGAGCTATACATGCAACGCTGTTTGCATCTGAAAGAAAGCTTCCTGCTTGTAAAGATACTATAGTAACTGCATAAGAAAACATCCTGCACCAATAGGATTTACCCTGACCTCTGTCCTGGTGCCACTTTTGACTCAGCCAATGAAAGGCCCAAGAGATGTAGTGCAAAGCACAATGATGCACAAGAGGTCCTCAAACCAACCTGTAAAACCCCCAAATATTTCCCTTTCTGGTAAAATCACACTGTTATCATAGACTCAGAGACCGGTGATGTTTCCTGAATATCCAGTGCTTGATTTCTGTTGTGATGCCAGTAGGTCAAgaggagcagtgcaggggaaccTTTTGAAGACTTAACAGAAAGGAAATGATACACTACAGAAGTCTTTAAGGGTGATAAATAAAAAGCTACCACGTGTCATAGCTGTTTCTTGACACTCTTTTCTTCATATATGCAGATTTGTGAGAAAAATTCCACTGTCAGTAACATAACTTAAATATTTCACAGCAGGAGTTTAAAGACTCCTAATAAAATACCCTGGTTCTGGATATCTTGCTTTCTTGGTACTGGTTGAAATCCCACTCTGAATAGCAAATATAACAGTTGATTTTTATCATTTTGGGGGGTGGTTTgtgtgcttttggttttgtttttttctttacataattAATCTGAAGTTTctatttcttgttttatttactAGGGAGTTGCAACCCGGTGTGAAGTCGGTTCAGGTCGTGCTAAGGTAGGTCTGGGTGTGCGGTGGATCTGCCATCAGGTGCAGCGCAGGAGGGAATGCATTACCAAAAGATATTAACTTTCAGTGTGGTTTTTGTAGCTACAGCAGTAACTTACAGCAAATTGTTTGTTCACATGCCTAACACAAGCATCTTAAACTCTGCTTTCTAACCTCTTCCTACGTGTACTGCTTGTACAAGTGCTGAGGTAGAGAACGGCAGCGTGTCCGATTTGGCTGCCCAGGTATCACAAATGCATCTGAGCTGGTGCAATTGGTGTTGCCGGGCGGACGAGGGAGCAAGGGATGGTGTGGGGATGCTGAGGGACATGTCGTTTCTTTCCAGAATCTGTTACACGGACGCTAGTTCTCCCCAGGAGGATCAGTACCCTCCGAACATCGCCGTGAAAGTGAACCACAGTTACTGCTCGGTGCCGGTAAGTCCGCTCAGCCGGGAGCCGCGACATTGCAGCTTTGGAAGGACTTGTGTAATTTCGATGGAAATTGTTTTCCTGATgaatgcagacaaaaaaaaaaacagtatagAAGTGCACTGCTTAGTTTAAAGCTAATTTTCAAGTGGATTAGCTATGTTGTTAATAAGCTGTTCTTGCAAAAAGTCTTGATCTTTCTTACTTTGTACTGGGTCTGACTGTTCACCTCCCTTCTATCCCCCTCCTTGAAAACCATGGGTGAGTAGAATTTAGTGAAGCTGTTGAATAGATGTACCCACATCGAAGCATCCGAAGTAAGAAAATATAGATGTATATTTAATCTCTCTGCCTTTAGGGCTACTACCCGTCAAACAAACCTGGAGTGGAACCGAAAAGGCCCTGTCGTCCCATCAACCTCACCCACCTCATGTACTTGTCTGCAGCGACCAATCGCATCACCGTCACCTGGGGGAATTACGGGAAGGTACGTGCCGAAGGAAACCGCACGGAGCTGCGCCAACGGGCGCAAAAGAGCAGCTTTGCtcatcctttcccttctctcactAGAGCTACTCCGTGGGGCTGTACTTGGTGCGGCAGATGACCtcggcagagctgctgcagcggTTGAAAACCATCGGGATCAAACATCCAGAGCTCTGCAAAGCACTGGGTGAGTCTGTCTGCTCGTGAGGTGGCTCGGGGTGGTCGGCTGGGCACCAGGATGCTGGAGTCATGCTTG
This region includes:
- the PIAS4 gene encoding E3 SUMO-protein ligase PIAS4 isoform X1, yielding MISSAFALLKQIPKKWDADQNMVMSFRVSDLQMLLGFVGRSKSGLKHELVTRALQLVQFDCSPEVFKKIKELYETRYAKKSSEVVQPQPQQHRSPDTLSIHSSYDRGSTVARTSISTTNIDYPVLYGKYLNGLGRLPPKVVKPEVRLVKLPFYTTLDELLKPTELVPQNNEKLQESPCIFALTPRQVELIRNSRELQPGVKSVQVVLRICYTDASSPQEDQYPPNIAVKVNHSYCSVPGYYPSNKPGVEPKRPCRPINLTHLMYLSAATNRITVTWGNYGKSYSVGLYLVRQMTSAELLQRLKTIGIKHPELCKALVKEKLRLDPDSEIATTGVRVSLICPLVKMRLSVPCRAETCAHLQCFDAVFYLQMNEKKPTWMCPVCDKPAPYDQLIIDGLLSKILTECEDADEIEYLVDGSWCPIRAEKERSCSPQCPILVLGSSDVNGLLPTPNGNGENGKAAADVVDLTLDSSSSEEEEEEDEEDDDDDEGPQPKRRCSYEKGLVSAC
- the PIAS4 gene encoding E3 SUMO-protein ligase PIAS4 isoform X2, with protein sequence MAAELVEAKNMVMSFRVSDLQMLLGFVGRSKSGLKHELVTRALQLVQFDCSPEVFKKIKELYETRYAKKSSEVVQPQPQQHRSPDTLSIHSSYDRGSTVARTSISTTNIDYPVLYGKYLNGLGRLPPKVVKPEVRLVKLPFYTTLDELLKPTELVPQNNEKLQESPCIFALTPRQVELIRNSRELQPGVKSVQVVLRICYTDASSPQEDQYPPNIAVKVNHSYCSVPGYYPSNKPGVEPKRPCRPINLTHLMYLSAATNRITVTWGNYGKSYSVGLYLVRQMTSAELLQRLKTIGIKHPELCKALVKEKLRLDPDSEIATTGVRVSLICPLVKMRLSVPCRAETCAHLQCFDAVFYLQMNEKKPTWMCPVCDKPAPYDQLIIDGLLSKILTECEDADEIEYLVDGSWCPIRAEKERSCSPQCPILVLGSSDVNGLLPTPNGNGENGKAAADVVDLTLDSSSSEEEEEEDEEDDDDDEGPQPKRRCSYEKGLVSAC
- the PIAS4 gene encoding E3 SUMO-protein ligase PIAS4 isoform X3; translation: MVMSFRVSDLQMLLGFVGRSKSGLKHELVTRALQLVQFDCSPEVFKKIKELYETRYAKKSSEVVQPQPQQHRSPDTLSIHSSYDRGSTVARTSISTTNIDYPVLYGKYLNGLGRLPPKVVKPEVRLVKLPFYTTLDELLKPTELVPQNNEKLQESPCIFALTPRQVELIRNSRELQPGVKSVQVVLRICYTDASSPQEDQYPPNIAVKVNHSYCSVPGYYPSNKPGVEPKRPCRPINLTHLMYLSAATNRITVTWGNYGKSYSVGLYLVRQMTSAELLQRLKTIGIKHPELCKALVKEKLRLDPDSEIATTGVRVSLICPLVKMRLSVPCRAETCAHLQCFDAVFYLQMNEKKPTWMCPVCDKPAPYDQLIIDGLLSKILTECEDADEIEYLVDGSWCPIRAEKERSCSPQCPILVLGSSDVNGLLPTPNGNGENGKAAADVVDLTLDSSSSEEEEEEDEEDDDDDEGPQPKRRCSYEKGLVSAC